A single region of the Pontibacter kalidii genome encodes:
- a CDS encoding DUF2911 domain-containing protein — MRRCLLSYFILSAILLLEASSAFAQVRLPQASPPAMLRQTIGLTDVTVNYHAPSVRGRKVFGDLVPYGQMWRAGANEATLITFQDELFLNNERVPAGTYSFFIFPQSDSLWQVVLNKDTTLWGLEGYNELDDVAYLEVKPTKTSEFVETMQFSFSDISTNKAKLNLAWENTRISLSIETDIEKKALENINYALANAASDDWYTWAQCAEYMLPRKEHHEKALQWINKSIAIKENFYNNWIKAKLYAYNREYQMAASLSAKAMELGNSEPESYKTYATQIETAYSEWKKRR; from the coding sequence ATGAGAAGATGCCTACTTAGCTATTTTATACTATCAGCCATACTTCTGCTGGAGGCAAGCAGTGCCTTTGCACAGGTACGGTTGCCGCAGGCCAGCCCTCCAGCCATGCTGCGCCAGACGATAGGCCTAACTGACGTGACCGTAAACTATCATGCACCAAGTGTTAGGGGGCGTAAGGTTTTCGGAGATCTGGTACCCTACGGGCAAATGTGGCGTGCGGGTGCAAACGAGGCAACGCTGATTACTTTTCAAGATGAGCTGTTTCTGAATAACGAGCGGGTGCCGGCTGGTACTTACTCCTTCTTTATTTTCCCGCAGAGCGATTCGCTGTGGCAGGTAGTACTCAACAAGGATACTACTCTTTGGGGTTTGGAGGGATACAATGAGCTGGATGACGTGGCTTACCTGGAAGTGAAGCCCACAAAGACAAGCGAGTTTGTGGAGACCATGCAGTTTTCTTTCTCCGACATCAGCACTAACAAAGCCAAACTGAACCTGGCCTGGGAGAACACCAGAATATCCCTGAGCATCGAGACAGACATAGAGAAGAAGGCGCTGGAGAACATTAACTACGCCCTGGCCAACGCCGCCAGCGACGATTGGTATACCTGGGCACAATGCGCTGAGTATATGCTGCCGCGCAAAGAGCATCACGAGAAGGCCTTGCAGTGGATCAATAAATCCATCGCTATAAAAGAGAACTTCTACAACAACTGGATCAAGGCCAAGCTTTACGCCTACAACAGGGAGTACCAGATGGCTGCGTCCTTGTCGGCAAAGGCCATGGAGTTGGGCAATTCGGAGCCGGAAAGCTATAAGACGTATGCCACCCAGATAGAAACTGCTTATAGCGAGTGGAAGAAGCGACGTTAG